GGCAGCGTGCTCAGGGCATAGGGCAGCATGTGGGGCGGCTCCGCGGCAGTGCTGAGCGCAGTGCGTGCAGTGTGTGGGCAGTGCACCCGGTGCGGTGCGTGCAGGCACCGTGGGGGCAGGCTGCGGGCAGTGCCCTGGCAGGGCGGTGGGTGCAGAACAGGCAGGCAGCACCCTCGCCGTGGGCAtggggcaggcagcggggggtggggggggagcggcgCGCAGGCAGGGTGCTGCGGGCAGCGCGGTGTGCACTGGCAGGGCACTGCACAGCCCCACTGCACAGCCCGCACGTGGCGCGTGCAGGCAGCGACCCAGTTCCTGGCAGCCTCCCGTGGGCCCCTCCGGCAGCCCGGGGTCGCTCCCGGCCCCCAGCACCCTCGTGCTGCTCCCACGGGCTGCCGGAGCTGCCGGAGGCCGGGTGCTCACATACGGCGCAGCGGGAACAGCGTGGCGGGTGGCgcggggtgctgggctggggggtgagGGCAGTCCCCGGCTGCGGGCAGGGTCCCATGGGCATCGGCgggtgcagggctgggtgctgAGTGGGGTGGAGGTGTGTGGGTGGCACCAGGCTCTGCAGCGGTGCCGGGTCAAGTCTGTGGGATGGCACGGAGTGTGGGGGGGGTCCCACTGGGTGCCCCTCAGCGACGCCGTGGGTGTGCTGGCGgggagctgctgtgccagggacaggctgggcagaggTGTCCGTGTGTCGTGCCCAGCAGCAGGGGCACGGGGGGCTCTGTGACAAACCACCTGGGTCCTCCTGGGGGTGGGGATGTGGGCATGGggctggctctgtccccaggggcCACGTGCCCCCAGGGGTGGCTCCTGTGCAGGGAGCTCAGTGGGCATCGGCGGCCCTGGAAGCGTTGCCAGCCGGtgtcagcatccccagggtgaCACAGCACAGAGACCCTGGGCAGGGAGACGGTCCCCACCGagagcgggcagggctgggggtgaagCGGGGCACCCAGTGCCCACCAGCCGGGGGTAGGAGAATGGAGGGGGTGCCAGATcctctccctggggaggggactCAGTGTCGGGGGCACATGGGCTGTGGGAGCGTGGTGGCACCAGGCACCGGCAGCGTTAGCGGGGCCATCCCGGCTCTGCCCCCCCAACGGGCAGAGGGTGCTGGTGGCTTTGTGGGTGCTCTGCTCTCCCTGCGGTGCCGCAAAGCCctggctccccccggccccctgcagcgcccccgccccggcagcctcCCCACGCACCCACGCTGTCCTCGCAGAGGAGGAATAATTTGGAGAAACCATGGCAACCCCAGGCGGCGCTGGGGATGCCGGCATCgtgctgtccccatgtccccccaccgCCACGGCCTTGTGTGGCTCTGCGGGCGGCGGGGTGCTgccggggtgggtgggggacaTGCTGGTGCCAGTGGGATGCAGTGCCCAGGTCCCCAGGGCACGGGGAAGCACACGGTGGCCTCGCTGGGCTACGGTTCGGTTTGGCTCAGCAGGGCCGAGGCTGTAGGGGCTCCTGGGGTGGCTGATGCCTCCCCAAGGCACCTCGTGGCCCtggcaccacccccccccaccatggctGGGGGTTTCCCAGGACCCTCacatgccttttttattttgcagcGCTGGGATGGAGCCGTGGCGGGGCCCTCGGCCAGCTCagcccacccaccccctccctgctgccgCCGGACCAGGTAGGACCCTGGGCCACGGTTCCCTGCCCACCAGCCGCCCCGACACCACAGGGATGGGCTCCCTAACGCCGCTGTCGGCATCGCCGTGGCGTGGGGTGCTGCCCTCCCGGATCTGGCCCAGCTCCCAAGTGCTGTAACGCAGCAGGGGCGATGCTGAGCCGCCGCTATGGGTGcaaaccccccccgcccctgccctgGAGGCACTGGgacccccatctcctcctgccatcAAGCTCTCCCTGGCCACTgcgccccccagccctgccagggacCCCAACCTTCCAGCTTCACCTCAGCTCCAGCATCCATCCCCCCCAGCTTCGGGGAGACAGGGCTTTATCCGGGTAATGAGGGGGGACCCGAGCCCCCCCATCTCTGTGTAGTCGATCCTGCTTCTTGCCTAATAAAGTCTGTTCCTTTTCTCCCAGCAACACATTCCCTgtggtcctctgctgctgtttAAAGCCAAATGCCTTTTGCTGGCCTTTACCGTGCACCTTTACTGTTCCATGGAGCAGTTGGCACCCACCGGCGCTCCCGGGCCCCTTGGCCAGGTggccaaaaacccaaaacccccatAGGATGTGAAGAGCATTAAAGCCGGGCGGGTGTCCTTGCCGTGGGCAGAGCCGGTTGTACATCCGCGTGGTGCCCACAGCAGCCTGCAGCCGGCTCTCGCTGGGCTGTCGGCGAAGATCAGTGCCACAACCCACCACATCCTGCGGGCAAACCACCTCGTCTGCTCCTCCGGTCACTCCGGGGGCTTGTGCCGATGTCCCCCCCCTTGTCACACAGCTGGGGGACTCTGCCCACCCCGGGCCCCCATGTAGCAGCATCCCAGAGCAGGTGGGGTGCGTGGCGCTGGGTGCACAGTGGGTGCCAGACCCCGTGTCCCGTGGGTGCCATCCCGCTCACTCTCCAGCCCCGGAGATGTGTCCCGGCCACAGGACGCGGGAGAGGACAAAGCCAGCGAGCGCTGAGCCAGCACAGCCCCTCCAGCACGGGGCTATTGCGGAGGGACCCTGCTCTGTCCCGCTCGGAGCCGTGGGAAGCGATGGAGCAGCTGCCGCTTGCAGGCGAGGTTGGGGCACCCACCACAGCACCCCTCTgccagcccccgctgccgcctGTGCCAGTCTGGAGGAGCCCCAGGGAGCGATGTGGCCGCAAGCCACAGGGACTACTGGCACCCCACCCAGGCGTTTGTGGGCCATGGCGGGTGCAGCTGCCATAGGGAGGGGGTACGGCTCCTGCCCCCCCCAGAGCTGTGTGGGCTTCCTGGCCACCACGATGGGTGCTCATGGTACCCACCCATGCGTGAtgctcctgcctgcactgcctacaatgctggtgctgggatgtgggcACGCGTGGTCCCAGGAGACCCCACAGCCGCTGGGATGCTCACAGCGGGGGGGCCGGGCACGCGTTCCCCATCCACCACGGAAACCCCCGGGGCTGAGTCCCCGCAGCCCTGTTCAGAGCTGCCATTTCCCGTGATGCCGCAAGAGGGTCCCCGTGTCCGGCACCCCAGGAACAGGGGCACAGCGGTCGGTGGCCTCCTCTCCCTGTAGTGAGCTGGCACCCCTCCCCGGCTGCCCCGCTGTGCCCGCTGCACCCACGGGTGCCCTTCCATCCACTCCGTTGTTTGCACCCTGGATTCCGAACCTTTTTCCAGCTTCTTCCCCCAGTTGGGATCTGACTATTAGCAGCAGCGGAGGCTGGGACGCCCCCGAACCCCCATTTCTGAAAAGGTGGCCCAACCCTGCCCCGCGCTGGGAGGATTTGTCCCGTGCGGTTGCGGCTCCCTGCGGTCCCCGCCGGGATTTAGGCGCCTCATCTGTTCTCTTGCAGGGCCGGCTGCCTTCCTCTGAGGCCGTCTGaaggggagctggcaggagaagaGTCGCTTTTAAGATGACACGAACGGACCCACCTGACATCCTGGTGTCTACGGTGTACCAAGACATAAAGGTGGCCACCGCAGCCCCCGGGGATTCGATCgtctgccagcccctggcacaATGTGACGCCTCCATGTCCTCGTCCCTGTCCCGCGAGACGCAGCCCTTCAACAAGCGCCATTGCAGGAGCTTTGACTTCCTCGAGTCGCTGGACGAGCAGCTGGGCACCCCCCCGGCCATGGAgcgcccctgcccgccccctgGCACCCCCGAGCCCACGCCGGGGCCGCCGGGCAGGCGGGCGCCGCCGAAGCCGGACCCTTACGCCGGCAGAGCCCCCCAGCCGAGGAGCGAGGCGAAGCGACGCGCTCGCTCGAAGAGCGCGCCACGGGTGAAGTCCACCTTCACCCCGGTGCCCATCGCCGTCTCGGCgtcgccgccgccggcccggcgcgGGCGGGAGGCGCTGCGGGTGGCGCGGGAGCCCTCCCGCCCTGAGCCTTCGCCACGCCGCGAAAGCCAGGTCCCCCTGCGGGCGCTGGCTAACGAGGTGCACCCCATCAAGCTGCAGCCGCAGCGCAGCAGCGTCAGCCGCATCTCCCCGCTCTGCCTGGGCAGCAACTGCTTCGAggaggcggggccgggcgccAAGGTGGTGGGTGCCAGCCCCCACGTCAAGTGCCGGGTGGACATCAAGCCGGACGAGGCGGTGCTGGTGCACGCGGCGCGCAGCCTGCGGGCAGCCCAGACCCGGCAGGAGCCGCCGCGCTGGCCTCgcgcccccggggctgcccgcagcCTGGCGGTGCCCGGGAGCAGGCAGGTGTCCACGTCCCGCACGCCCACCCCCAGCGACTCCTACAGCGGGGACCCCCCGCTCCTGCCCTACCCCAGCGAGTACTACGAGGCGGACCCCCGGGTGCTGGCGTACCAGACGGTGCCGGTGCCGGCCTCGCGGGAGTTCAGGGAGTACCCCGAGAGGGGCTGCATGACCTTCTCGGCCCCCGGCGTCCCCGCCAAGTTCTTCTACGCAGAGGAGCCGGCACGGTGCCCCAGCCCCGCCATGCCCCTCCGCAGCTCTGGCTACGCCAGCTACCCCTACCCCACCCGCCACAGCATCCCCCAGCACTTTTACGGCGAGGACCCGGCCAAAGCCGCCGTCCACACGGTGCCACCCCGGACGTTGTACGTGGAGGAGGCGCGGGGCTACCCGGTGCAGGAGGCGCCCGCCCGCGCCTTCTACGGGGACGAGCCCCGCTTCTACGCCCCCCGCGGCACCCCCGTCAAAACCGTCTACGCCGAGGACACCCGGACGTACCCGGCCCTCGGCTCCTCTGCCAGGGTATTCTACGCCGAGGACTACGGGAAGTACCGGGAGCGGGAGGTGCTGTCGCGGAcgtgccccccgccccgcagtGCCCAGCCCTTGCACTTCAGCGACTGGTACAGCCCTGAGCGGGGCGCGCTGCCCTACCAGACCTTGCAGGTGTCGCGCTTCACCCCGCAGCCAGCCGGGCGCGAGGCCATGCTCTCCTCCTGGCACGCCAGCTACGGTGTAACCCCCCCGCGGCTGGGCCGGGAGAGCCAGCACTACTCCAAATCCTGGGATAACATCCTGGCGCCGGCGGCGCGCAGGGAGGAGGTCCTGCAGCGTGGGCGCAGCTACGAGAACCTGCTCGCCCAGGAGCAGCACCGTGCCTTATCCCCCGAGGAGCGCCGGCAGCCGGTGGTGATCAACCTCTCGAGCTCGCCCAAGCGCTACGCCGCCCTGTCCCTCTCGGAGAGCTCCATCCTCGAGAGGATGCACGCCGACGGCGGCCGCGGTCCCCCCGGCCGCTCCTGGTACGTCACACCGGAGATCACCATCACCGACAACGACATCCGTGCCGACGGGCTGGGCAGGAGCGAGAGGCGCTCGGCCAGCTGGGACATGCTGGACGCGGGGCGGGAGCACGGTCCCTACGCCGTGCCCTGCGCCCCGCAGCCCGTCCCCAGGGAGAGCGGCTCGGGACGCCAGCgcagcctggagcagctggaTGAGCTCATTACCGACCTCGTCATCGATTACAAGCCAGCACCGGGCCATCGCGCTGGAGACAGGGACAGCCTCGCTGAGCAGCTCAAACAGCTCCTGAGCAGCAGCGCCCCGGGGCCCCCCCGGCGGGGCGAGGGCAGGAGGGTCCCCCCCAGCGTGCCCGAGGGACCCCGACCCACGAAGGAGCAGCCGGGTCCCAGCTCCCGTGCCAgtgccccgcgccccccgcccgccccgctgtCCGTCGGCCCCTTCGAGAAGTCGCCGGAGAACTGCTCGCCTGACCTGAGCGCGGAAGAGGACGACATGATGATGTGCTCCAACGCCAAGTGCCGGCGCACGGAGACCATGTTCAACGCCTGCCTCTACTTCAAGTCGTGCCACAGCTGCTACACCTACTACTGCTCCCGGCACTGCCGCCGCGAGGACTGGGACACGCACAAGGAGAGCTGCGTCTACGGGCGCGTGGGCAGCGTCTGCCGCCACGTCCTGCAGTTCTGCCGGGAGAACGCCGAGGTACACAAGGCCTTCTCGCGCATCGCCAAGGTGGGCTACCTCTCCCGCGGCCGTGGCGTCCTCTTCCTGGGCTTCCCCAATGCCGGCTCGGCCGAGAACTTCCTCCAGTTCGGGCTGGAGAGCCTGCTGATGTCCCCCACCTACCTGTCCCTGCGGGAGCTGGAGAGCTACTCGGACAACCTGGGGGAGTACGCCCGGGAGCTGCGGGAGACGGGCAACCAGTACGACCCCGACGAATGTTTCCTCCTGAATGTAACCGTGGCCGTCACCCAAAAAGTGCCAGAGAGGCCGTCGCCAAAGATGCAGGTGCCGACGGTCAGGAAATACGCCAAGGTGGCCTTagcctcctccagccccgagAAAAAGATCCTGAAGAAGGAGCGGGACATGGAGACATTGATCCTGACACCGCCGCCTGGCACGGCGGACATCGacaaggagggggaggagggccgCAAGGCGCGGGAGGTCTGCTTCATCAACATCCAGCGGGAGCTGCGCATCCGTGGCGTCTTCCTGCGGCACGAGTTCCCCGCCGTCTATGAGCAGCTCTGCGACTTCGTGGAGAGCAACAAGCGCTTCACACCCACCACCATCTACCCCATCGACAAGAGGACGGGCAAACAGTTCATGTGCATGATCATGGCAGCCTCCGAGCCCCGCACCCTTGACTGGGTGGCCAGCCCCAACCTCCTGGATGACATCATGTGAACGGggggtggggaccccccccccccggcacccccgggtCACCCCCCTTTGTAGATAGGTGTTGCCCCATCATCGCGGAGGGACGGGAACCCCCCTCTTGGATGCGGCACTGAGGGCCGGGGGGCTGCCATGGGCTGCGGGGGTCTGGCATCGGCTAGGCAGGCAGCAgccggagcggcggggggggtgAGCTGGGGGAGGCCGTGGGGTGAGGGGAGCGGGGGCCGAGGTGTGCCGTGGGGCACAGGGCCCAGCCACCGCCCCGGCAGGACCCCACAGAGCCCTCGGAGGGTGAGCGGTGcttggccagggctggggcacccCAGGCACCCCCCCGGCCTTGGCCCACCCAGCTGCCTGCGGGGGGGggccctcctccccccccgcccccccaagcgCCCGGGGTGCCacgggtgctgctggtggccccagtgcctgcagcagtgGCCCCACGGGCTTGGCGTGTGGGACCCGGGCTGCGCAGGGTCTCTGTTGCTGCAGTGTCTGTGTCCAGAGCGTGTCACTGTACGGTCCTCGGGCGCAGGGGGACCCTGTGAGGGCGCCTTAAGGCCCCCCCAGGTACCCCCGGGACCCCGtaaggggcggggcgggggggtggggaggtccCTGGGTGCTGACACGGGCGCGGAGCCAGGCCTGGCCCGGGGGGGGGAGGCCTCAGGGTGAGGGGCCTGCCCGGGGCTAGCACGGCGGGGGGGGGTCTAACGGCGGCAgaggggcagcggcgggggcgagcgacggcggcggggccggggctccgggGCTGCCCAAGGGGTGtcagggaaggtgggagggggacAGAACCGGGGGGCAGCGGCaccaccggccccggccccactctccaccgccccggccccgcctctcggccccgccccgcccggccccgctcccgcgcCGGGCGCCGCCACCGCTCCCCCCCGGCACTCCCAGCTCCGGGCCGGGCTCCGCCCCCCCGCTGTGGGCGGGGCTctggggcggggccgggcgctgattggccgccgcggcggcggaaggggcggggcgcgcggcggggcgggcgcgatggcggcggcggcggcggcgctctCGCGGGTGCCGGAGGTGGAGATCGACGGCGGCGGCGTCTTCAAGTACGTGCTGGTGCGCgtgcgcgcggccggcgggcccgggAAGGACGTCGTGCGCGGCCACGGCTGGGCCGAGTACCACGGTGAGGGgcgcggggcgccgggcgggTGGCATCCCCGGGGCGGCACCGGGGGGAGCGGCCGGGCCCCGGGAGCCGGCGAGGGGCCCGCCCCGTGGCGGGGGGCCCGTCcgtgggcggcggcggcggctgcggcggcgggtcCTCGTCCTCCCCCCGGGGGATCCCCGCCCCACGGCTCCCTCCCCCCGCAGCCGACCTGTTCGAGCGGACGGCGGAGGAGCTGGCGCAGCAGGGCCTGGTCTGCGAGTGCCTGGGGGGCGGCCGCCTCTCCCACCGCCCCGAGGAGAGGAAGATCCACGTCTACGGGTACTCGGTGGTaagccgggggcggcggggcggggggggaccccCGCCGGGGGCGcggctcctccctccctccctccctcccggcggcGGCACAAGCCCCCGCAGCGCTCCCGCCGCGCGTGGCCCAACCGGCGCCGCGCCCCTCGGGAGCCGGAGGCACCGGCGCTGGGAGTGGCCGTGTCCCCTCGGCgtccctctgcctgcaccccgACACCGGCTTTCCCAGCGTCGGGGTGGCACCGTGCCCCTGCCCGGGTGCCGTTGGCCGCTGGCAGCCGGAGCAGGCCGAGCTGCCCGCGACTGAGCCGCTGCCGTGGAGGGGCTGGAGCCGAGTGGTCTCTCACAGACACGGGCTCAGCGGCGTCTGCCGGAGCCTCGGGTTGTGCTGAGCCTCCCCAGGGGTTCACCGAGCTCTCCCCTGGGTCGTAATCGCACCAGCTCTCCTCCGGACCCTCTCTCTTCTGCCAGGGCTTTGGGCGAGCGGACCACGCCGTGACTACGGAGAAGCTGAAAGCCGAGTATCCAGACTACGAGATCACCTGGGCGAATGAAGGCTACTGACTCGCCCTGGCTGGGCAACGGCATTGGCGCCAGCCTGGAGctggtgcggctggatccagcgTCGGGGCGGTGGCAGCAGGCTCCCCGTGCTCGGCAGCACTCTGGGCTCTCCTGGTTTTCCTTTGTGTTGAACTCGCCTGTTCTCTGCTGTCGCCGGACTTCCCGTGCACCGTGGGTGCTCCCCACCTTCCCGGCACAGCGCGGCAAAGCCTTGGTGAAGCCGGTGGGTGCTCTGCCTTGGCCTCCCCGGTGGCGAGGGGGTTTGTCCCACATGTGTATGTGAGAATTAAACACGATGGGGAGCACAGCTGCTTGTGTGGTCACACCTTCATGGCTCCCCCGGGTCTGGGTTGCACCCCCTTACAGCAGGAATGACCCCCCCCAGGTTTCCAGTCCTTCGTGGAGGACCTGACCCCGGAGCTGGCAGGGTCTGGGGTGGGGACAGCAGAAGGCGTGTCAGGATTTGCCTTGGGAAGGGCTGAGGCAGATGGGGAGAAAGCGATGGGTCCCCACACCTGGTGGCGGGAAGGGCAGGGTGGTCCTGAGGGAAGGACCACCCTCATCTCCTGCTGGGGGGCAGCCGAGCTGCCCGGGAGCGTGGTGTGGAAGAATGTGACCATTCCCATGCCAGCAGGTGGTCACACCTTGAGGGAGAGCATCCTCCTTGACTTCAGCCCTCCAGATGgccagggctggctcctgcccctcAGTATTTCCCAGGGAGACTCTTCGTTTGTATTTCCAGTGAGGAGCAGGGTGGGGAGACTGGGAAAAGCTGCTGGAGCCTTCAGTGGCAGGAGAGCTTGGGGGAGATGCGCAGGTCGCGTTGGCCGGGTGGATCGCTCGATGGCTGTCCCATACAAGGTTGGGGCTGGAGGAACCTCACCTCCCCTGGTCCCAGCCCCATTTCATTTGTCATGCTGCGATCCTGTGTGCTCCGGCTCCTGCCTGGCTGCTTTGCCGGCTGCATGCCGTTGGGGATGTGGGCTACCTGGGGAGGAGACGGTTCCTCTGTACCCGGAGCTGTGCAGGGGTAGCACGACCTGCTAAAGCTCGGCCCCTGTGCCCAGTGTCCTGCCCTGATCTCAAAAGGCAGGTGATGGATGGGGATGAGCTTCGtgggccgggctgggggtgcagggcccactgcctggctggtggcccgggggctggagctgtgtcccctgcGGAGGACAGTGCCCAAAGCCATCGCCAGCCCTGCAAGGGGGAAGAAAGCTGGGGGCTAAGCCCAGGTACCCTGAAGACACATGAGGTCACACTGCGCCTCTAGaaaaacagctctgctgtgcctAGACCTTACCTCCTGCGGGGTGTTGACCATCTCCCCCGTGCTGGGGTGAATGTCACCCAGCGGTTGTGCGTGCACTGAACACTGGTGGCTGTTAGGTGACAAAcccggcgggggggtgggggctgaTTGCCTTGCATTGGTCGCACGGAGCATCACAGCTGCCCTTTGAGTCACGGAATCGCAGAGCTTGGAGGCACCTTGGAGATGTCCTGtccatccccccgccccggcagagccagctccagcaggttgctcagggctgtggccGGGTGGGTTTTGGGTACCTTCACAGATCGAGACCCCACAGCAGCCTGGGCAACCCGCTCTGGTTTTGACAACCCtcacggggaaaaaaaagttgtttttcttaagATGAAGTGGCGTTTAATGGTGTCACTTTGTTCTTGTCTCTCGTCCTTCACGGGGCACCGGCTGCTCAGAGGAGGCTGGGTCCTTCCCTGTGCTCCCTCCCGTCAGTTCTTTATACACATGGGTGACAACCCCCTGGGAAGTCCAGTCCCTTCACCATTGTCACGGTGCCAGCTGGATCTGCTCCAGCATGCCCACATCTCTCGCACTGGGGGCCCGGCATCCCCCTGTGCCTCCCCCGTGCAGAGGGGAGGGCTCAGAGCTGCTGGAGATGCTCTGCCTGCGGTGCCCAGGAGACCGGTGGCCGCTTTGCCAAGAGGCTGCGGCGCTGGCTCCTGGTCAGCTTGGTGCCTGCCAGGTTTCCGGGGaagggcagggtcctgcctgCAGGCGCTGCCGGCCCTgggtgcccaggctgggagggcgCAGGGTTGCCAGCCTCCGCCTGCCCCGGCTCGCGCCGGGGGAAGGAGCTGAACCCTGCGTTTTACTGCGCCTGATGCAATCGTGCTGCAATCTGCTGTCCAAGGCCACCGGCTAGGAGGGGACAAACCTCCGCGCTCAGCCCTCAGCAACGGGGGCCCGTCTCTGTGTACGGGGGCTGCCGGCAGGAGAGCTCCCCTGGGGCAGTCCCAGCCCCACGGGTCCTGGCAGCAGCTTCCCCTGCCCAGGTGGGGAAACAGGCTGGGCAGTGGCTGCCATCACCAGGCAGCCCCGGTGGTGCCCTGTGGCGGCTCTGGCTGCCGAGCCATGCTCCTTCCGGACTGAACAGCCCATACTGGGGCTCTGCCGGGGTTGATTTCCCCTGGGAGTGACCTGGTTGTGGCCCTAGAGCTGTGCCCCTTTGCCCCGCAGCGGCCACGAGCTGGGCGCTGAGACGCTTCTGCCAGATGGAGCGGTGCAGGCGGGGGTGAGGGCTGGCCCCGCAGATGGCACCTctgtgtccccagggccaggagctgcctgctgaGGCGGGGGAGAGGCAGCcggaggctggggaaggagggctgcaggcagcctgcCAGGCTCTGCGCCGGCCTGGGCACCCTCCCAAAGCGGCTGCTGCACAGACCGCGTGGAGCAGCGGGAACACggggctgcctggctgctctgccCGCGCTGGGCAGGATGAGAtcccccctgtcctgcctgcccccGGGGGGTCCCTGGGCACTGCCCTGGTGGGTCCCTAGGCTCGGCTGGAGCCCAAGCTTTCGGCAAAGCCAGCTCAGCTGGgtgctgggacaggctgctcCTTCTGTATGtcctccttgtccctgcctcctctcccagcctgtcccaagtCTCCAGACAGCTGGAGTTTTGTTCTGAATTCGAAGCTCCAACATTTTTATGTCTAAACACTCCCAGTCCTAAGGATCCTGCTTGCTGCGGCTCTCCATTGCCCGAGTGCATCACGACCCCTTCCCGGCTCTGGGTCACTCCTGGCACCCCATTCCCACTTCGCCCAGCACAGCTGCCTTCCCTGGCCGGGCTGCACCCGGCTGCCAGCCCGTGCCCTGCGCCCCAAGGTTCTCCCGCTGCTCCTTACGCTCAGCGACTGTTTCTCCCTGTGGTCAGGCATGACACAGCCCAGGCAGCTGGCACGGCATGGCCCCCACGCCCCGGCAGAGGTGCCAGCTTCTCCTCTCGGACTGGCAGCATGGCTGGCTCAGCAGGAAGAAGTGGCCTTTTTCCTCGCCGAGCTGGTTTGTGCCACCAGACCATGCAAGCTGGCCCCATCCCGGGCAGAGCAGCACCCGGCATCTCAGCCTGGTTGGAAAAGAGGGGCTGGAGAAGAGGGGTTCGGTGGGGAAAAGCAGTCGAAGGTCTCCTGGGGACGCACAGCTGCCAGCTCGCGTGATGCCGGCAGCGGTGCCGGGCGGCAGGACCACGGGTGACCCGTCCCAGCCCGGCAAACCTCCTCGCCATAAACCCACTGTTGGGGCTGGGAGGCCGATAACGGCGGGGCTGAAGTCCAACACGGGGCAGATTCCAGCCCTGGGCTCGTTGTGTGACCTCCCCACCGGCCCTGTGCCTCTCTGGGCTCCGTTTTACCCTCGCCGTGGCCCGGAGGCCCAGATGGCCGGGCAAGCGGTGTtcgccctcctgctgctgctgctgggtgagcTCTGCCGACACGGGGTCGCgctgcggggagggaaggggccgcggcgctggctgctctgctctgtCCTTCCCCAGAGCGGGCTCCCATGGGGATCGCCGCTTTCCCCAGCTCCAGGGGGGTCTGCGCTGTCCTGGGGGGGGTCTGCGGCAGATGCAGCCCAGCAAAACCCTGCTTTGGGCTCCGCTGGCGAAGCTCAGCCCTACATTGCCCGGGAGGAGCCGCCAGCACTGGGCTGGGTATTACCAATGGCTTTGCTCAGCGTGGGGAGGAATATGACCAAATTTTCCTGTTTCCCCCCAAAATGGGTGCCAAGATTCAGAGCAGGGGTGTGGTAGAGCGGACTGGAGGGTTGGTGCGCCAGCCCCAGCAGGCTCTGGCACCATGAGGGTGcgcgggagcagggctgggggtgggacaTGGCAAAGGTGGAGAtaggggtggtgtggggtgcggGGGTCCCgtcccagggctgctgctgctgctgagagctcAGTGTCCCCCCGGCAGAGTCCCAAACCGGGGAGCCCAGACAAATGTCACCCGTAAGTCATATGTGCCCTCTGTCACCTGCTGTGGGCACTGTGCCGGGATCCTCGCCGGGTTTTCAGCCGCGTTGTCTCTCCCGTAGCTGGGACCATCCTCCCCAGTTGGTCCACGGTCGTCAACAGCTGCAGCAGCGCGGCCGAGCAGCTCTGCGACTTCGTCTGCGACTGCAGTGACTGCTCCGATGAGAA
The genomic region above belongs to Rissa tridactyla isolate bRisTri1 chromosome 14, bRisTri1.patW.cur.20221130, whole genome shotgun sequence and contains:
- the PHPT1 gene encoding 14 kDa phosphohistidine phosphatase isoform X2 — its product is MAAAAAALSRVPEVEIDGGGVFNRPVRADGGGAGAAGPGLRVPGGRPPLPPPRGEEDPRLRVLGGLWASGPRRDYGEAESRVSRLRDHLGE
- the PHPT1 gene encoding 14 kDa phosphohistidine phosphatase isoform X1 is translated as MAAAAAALSRVPEVEIDGGGVFKYVLVRVRAAGGPGKDVVRGHGWAEYHADLFERTAEELAQQGLVCECLGGGRLSHRPEERKIHVYGYSVGFGRADHAVTTEKLKAEYPDYEITWANEGY
- the AJM1 gene encoding apical junction component 1 homolog — translated: MTRTDPPDILVSTVYQDIKVATAAPGDSIVCQPLAQCDASMSSSLSRETQPFNKRHCRSFDFLESLDEQLGTPPAMERPCPPPGTPEPTPGPPGRRAPPKPDPYAGRAPQPRSEAKRRARSKSAPRVKSTFTPVPIAVSASPPPARRGREALRVAREPSRPEPSPRRESQVPLRALANEVHPIKLQPQRSSVSRISPLCLGSNCFEEAGPGAKVVGASPHVKCRVDIKPDEAVLVHAARSLRAAQTRQEPPRWPRAPGAARSLAVPGSRQVSTSRTPTPSDSYSGDPPLLPYPSEYYEADPRVLAYQTVPVPASREFREYPERGCMTFSAPGVPAKFFYAEEPARCPSPAMPLRSSGYASYPYPTRHSIPQHFYGEDPAKAAVHTVPPRTLYVEEARGYPVQEAPARAFYGDEPRFYAPRGTPVKTVYAEDTRTYPALGSSARVFYAEDYGKYREREVLSRTCPPPRSAQPLHFSDWYSPERGALPYQTLQVSRFTPQPAGREAMLSSWHASYGVTPPRLGRESQHYSKSWDNILAPAARREEVLQRGRSYENLLAQEQHRALSPEERRQPVVINLSSSPKRYAALSLSESSILERMHADGGRGPPGRSWYVTPEITITDNDIRADGLGRSERRSASWDMLDAGREHGPYAVPCAPQPVPRESGSGRQRSLEQLDELITDLVIDYKPAPGHRAGDRDSLAEQLKQLLSSSAPGPPRRGEGRRVPPSVPEGPRPTKEQPGPSSRASAPRPPPAPLSVGPFEKSPENCSPDLSAEEDDMMMCSNAKCRRTETMFNACLYFKSCHSCYTYYCSRHCRREDWDTHKESCVYGRVGSVCRHVLQFCRENAEVHKAFSRIAKVGYLSRGRGVLFLGFPNAGSAENFLQFGLESLLMSPTYLSLRELESYSDNLGEYARELRETGNQYDPDECFLLNVTVAVTQKVPERPSPKMQVPTVRKYAKVALASSSPEKKILKKERDMETLILTPPPGTADIDKEGEEGRKAREVCFINIQRELRIRGVFLRHEFPAVYEQLCDFVESNKRFTPTTIYPIDKRTGKQFMCMIMAASEPRTLDWVASPNLLDDIM